The Chryseobacterium geocarposphaerae genome has a window encoding:
- a CDS encoding BamA/TamA family outer membrane protein, whose protein sequence is MNKSTLILVLFLSYFSCFNAQEKKDSLYYKIEEFSDKRKVTKFFHRFIFRREADSASVKTTTEKLLQETYNGRHIRTIRIQTIDPFGYGSEDKKEKSKWYDWFTNHLHANTKVSTVNNYLLFKEGEEYNAQKIYESERLLRTMPFINRVNISISDSTSSKDSIDVVVKVLDSWSLKPRLSYSGSKIGLGLTEENVLGLGHEFDFLYRNDSKEKQNYLLGSYTAYNLFGSYINAQILGERDFSKNERINFNVTRDFFSPLTKWAGGLSFEYFMRNVLLPTESETTFPEAQIKVYSQDLWGGYQIPVSSDPSEKVSSNIAFIGRFQNYQYKDSPDIDQFQYFRSYSSFLMSVGYIQRKFSVQKNIFQYDLPEDIAYGNSVNITAGALSRSKDVIPYAGVSASYGDFTNIGYFTVKAQFGRFFNENKQNRESFRLDGTYFSHLMDWKFAKARHFFSPTLALGNPEYNYSYKDRINLSSADEFPVYTADYIGTKKLVLRYQLQLFINKTWKNFHFSPYLTTAVGWLGMPDDKLLRTTMNTKIGVGVLINNPFLVFNRIQVSFMYYPRVPFDNNSVFDFNSNRNNLLPMNSFGADIPRFVNFGN, encoded by the coding sequence ATGAACAAATCAACTCTAATTTTAGTTTTGTTTTTAAGCTACTTTTCGTGTTTTAATGCCCAAGAAAAGAAAGATTCGCTCTATTACAAGATCGAAGAATTTTCTGATAAAAGAAAAGTTACCAAATTTTTTCATCGTTTCATATTTCGTAGAGAAGCAGATTCTGCTTCTGTTAAAACCACTACAGAAAAATTGTTGCAGGAAACCTATAATGGGAGACACATCAGAACCATCAGAATACAAACAATTGACCCATTCGGTTATGGTTCTGAAGATAAAAAAGAAAAATCAAAATGGTACGATTGGTTTACCAATCATCTTCATGCCAATACCAAAGTCTCTACCGTCAATAATTATTTACTTTTTAAAGAAGGAGAAGAATATAATGCTCAAAAAATTTATGAATCTGAACGTCTGCTTAGAACAATGCCTTTTATAAACAGGGTTAATATCAGTATTTCGGATAGTACTTCCTCCAAAGATTCTATTGATGTTGTGGTAAAAGTTCTCGATTCCTGGAGTCTGAAACCTAGACTAAGTTATTCGGGAAGTAAGATTGGTTTGGGACTTACTGAAGAAAATGTGTTGGGATTAGGGCACGAATTTGATTTTCTTTATAGAAATGATTCCAAAGAAAAACAGAATTACTTGTTGGGAAGCTATACGGCGTATAATCTTTTTGGTTCCTATATTAATGCCCAGATTTTGGGTGAACGTGACTTTTCTAAAAACGAAAGAATCAATTTTAATGTCACAAGAGATTTCTTTTCACCATTAACAAAATGGGCAGGAGGATTGAGTTTTGAATATTTTATGCGGAACGTTTTGCTTCCGACAGAATCAGAAACTACTTTTCCTGAAGCCCAGATCAAAGTCTATAGTCAGGATTTGTGGGGAGGCTATCAGATTCCTGTTTCATCAGATCCAAGTGAAAAAGTATCCAGTAATATTGCTTTTATAGGAAGGTTTCAGAATTATCAATATAAAGACAGTCCGGATATTGACCAGTTTCAGTATTTCAGATCTTACAGCAGTTTTCTGATGTCGGTTGGATATATTCAGCGAAAATTTTCAGTTCAGAAAAATATTTTTCAATATGATTTGCCTGAAGATATTGCTTACGGAAATTCAGTTAATATAACAGCCGGTGCTTTATCAAGAAGCAAGGATGTGATCCCTTATGCCGGAGTTTCTGCCTCTTATGGGGATTTTACAAATATCGGATACTTTACTGTGAAAGCCCAGTTTGGAAGATTCTTTAATGAAAACAAACAAAACCGCGAGTCGTTCCGCTTGGATGGAACTTATTTTTCCCATCTTATGGATTGGAAGTTTGCCAAAGCCAGACATTTCTTTTCCCCAACCTTAGCATTGGGAAATCCGGAGTATAACTATTCTTATAAAGACAGGATCAATCTTTCTTCAGCAGATGAGTTTCCTGTTTATACAGCCGATTATATTGGAACCAAAAAACTTGTTTTAAGGTATCAGCTTCAACTTTTTATTAATAAAACCTGGAAAAATTTTCATTTCAGTCCGTATTTAACGACAGCAGTAGGTTGGCTGGGGATGCCGGATGACAAATTATTGAGAACGACTATGAATACCAAAATAGGAGTGGGGGTTCTCATTAATAATCCTTTTCTGGTATTCAACAGAATACAGGTTTCTTTTATGTATTATCCGCGGGTGCCATTTGATAATAATTCTGTTTTTGACTTTAACAGCAACCGGAATAATCTTTTACCGATGAATTCTTTTGGTGCAGATATCCCGCGTTTTGTGAATTTTGGAAATTAA